The genomic window CAACAATATCAAGTAAACGGAATTATTACTGCTATTCAGCAACACAATTTAGGTAAAGATCTACAGCAAGGATTTTTCATGCAAGCTGTAACTGACAATAATCCAGCAACTTCTGATGGTATTTTTGTTCAAACAACTAAAATAATTGGCTTAAAAATAGGACAGGAAGTTAGTGTCATTGCTAATATTAGCGAAGATTTTAAGTGGACTAAATTAATTAATGTCGAAAGTATTAAAATATTAACAAATAATAATCCATTACCACCAATTACTGCCTTAACATTTGATGATGCCAATAAATTTGATTTAGAACGTTACGAAGGAATGCTAGTACGTATTAATGAGGATTCAGATCTAAACGTTACAAAAAATTATGGTTTTGATTTTAATTCATACCGTAGCAATATGTTACTTTCACATGGAACTGTAAACGTACACCCTAATCAAAACCATGTGCCAACAACCTCTCATGCAAAACAACCCAATGATTTATTAGTTATTGAATCTTTTACCAAAGCACCAAACGGTGATATTCCTTGGTATTCAACCTTTGGTGCAGATAACGGCACCGGAACAACTGATAATTATATTCGTATTGGTGATATTGTTGATGGCTTAGAAGGTGTAATAGGTTATTCGTATGGCGATTATCGTTTCTATGTCACCAATGAAGCCGATACAAAGACATTTATTCATACAAATGATAGAACTGACGCGCCAGTATTAAAACAAGGCGGAGATTTACGAATCGCTAGTTTTAATGTTCTTAATTACTTCAATTCCCCATTTACGCATGAGACTCAAAATCCATTAAAACAAAACCGTGGCGCAATGACACAAGAGGAATTTGACCTACAAAGCACTAAAATTGCTAAAGCCATTGTGCGAATGCAGGCTGATATTGTCGGTTTAATGGAAATTGAAAATAATGGTTTTAAATCAGATTCAGCCGTTTACGATTTAGTTACTAAAATTAATGATCGAATAAAAGATCCAGCTGAACATTACAAGTATGTAAAACCCAATAATGGTGAAAAATTTGTTGGTAGTGATGCTATTTCAAGCCAAGTGATTTACAAACCAAGTAAAGTAACATTAGAGCAATACCGTATAATAAAAATGCCAGAGCAACATGCGCCTGCAGTTAAGTATACTGATGAAAAACGTAAGCAAAGAAACGAAAGTGGCATTAATCATCAACGTGATACCATTGCTCCAACCTTTAAAATCAATGGCACAGATAAAACCTTAACCATCTCTGTTAACCATTTTAAATCAAAAGGCTCTACTTGCTGGGAAGATGTAAATACAGGTGAACAGCTTGATGCAGATAAGCAAGGTTCATGTGAGAATTTACGGGTAGCTGCTGCTGAACATTTGGGTGCGGAATTAGATAAAATTTCCGGTTCAAAAATTATCATTGGCGATTTAAATTCATACGCAAATGAAGATCCTGTCATCGTATTAACTAATCGAGATAACGTACCTAAAGATCATATTATTAAAGCCGCAGGATATACTTATATTGGAGGAGATGAAAAGACAGGTACACGATTATATGGACCAGAAGGTAAAGTCATCAATAAAAATTATGGTTATACCAATATCATCCGTCAATTACATCAAGATTCATACAGCTTTTCATATCAAAATAATATTGGTACGTTAGATTATATTCTATTATCACCAGATCTAATAAGTAAGGTTGTCGATGCTACAGATTGGAATATTAATGCTGGCGAAACTACGTTATTAGAATATGCAGATAAAAACAATTGTAATAAAAATACATGTTCTCCTCGTTATAAGGATATCTACCGCGCATCAGATCACGATCCTGCGATCATTGATTTAAAAATTAAAGATAATACAAAAACACAGCACTCTGGTGGTTCAACAGGTATTATAGGATTAATTTCTTTATTTGGAATCCTACTATCAAGAAAAAAGATCAATAAATAACTAATATAAAAAGAGGCTGATTAAGCCTCTTTTTTGAAAAGTAACATTACTGATAACTCTAATGATTAATAAGCAATTCATACTTGCAATGTGATGCTTATCATAAAAACAAATCCTACATAGTGGTGTAATCATGCCTCGTCTATTTTAGGATCCTAACTACATGCTTAGTTCAGCAAAATCACTTTCAATCTCATTAAATAAAGCATGGATAAAACCTTTTCTTTATAAATCTGATGTTGAAAAAAGAATTCAGTCTTGGTTTGAACAATATAAAAGTAACTGTATTCTTGAAATAGATATAAAGGAAAAATTAGTTTCAAGCCCTAAAGTTAGAGTAACTATTGAATATAAGAAAATATCACAAAATAGTCATATCGACACTGAAAAATTAGCTATTATGATTGAAGATCAATTGTTTGATTTCTTTGAATATAGAAATGTAATAACCATTGATGAAATTATTAAAAAAATAGCATTTGAAAAATCACCTCAAGATTATTGTCATTCATTAATAATGAAATCATTAAAAAAAGAAATAATTATTAATGACCAATTTAATTTATTAGATCTTAATCATCAATACTCATCAGAATATGATTTACGCCGCCTAACTGATTTGAAAGTTGAACGACTATTATTTCTATCGCATATCATAAAATACAACATCAATGTGC from Photobacterium toruni includes these protein-coding regions:
- a CDS encoding ExeM/NucH family extracellular endonuclease codes for the protein MKKNILAIVIGATISSFSFQLYAADNQDQNEIKTLTIQGIQGEGEYTPIALNKHISTQQYQVNGIITAIQQHNLGKDLQQGFFMQAVTDNNPATSDGIFVQTTKIIGLKIGQEVSVIANISEDFKWTKLINVESIKILTNNNPLPPITALTFDDANKFDLERYEGMLVRINEDSDLNVTKNYGFDFNSYRSNMLLSHGTVNVHPNQNHVPTTSHAKQPNDLLVIESFTKAPNGDIPWYSTFGADNGTGTTDNYIRIGDIVDGLEGVIGYSYGDYRFYVTNEADTKTFIHTNDRTDAPVLKQGGDLRIASFNVLNYFNSPFTHETQNPLKQNRGAMTQEEFDLQSTKIAKAIVRMQADIVGLMEIENNGFKSDSAVYDLVTKINDRIKDPAEHYKYVKPNNGEKFVGSDAISSQVIYKPSKVTLEQYRIIKMPEQHAPAVKYTDEKRKQRNESGINHQRDTIAPTFKINGTDKTLTISVNHFKSKGSTCWEDVNTGEQLDADKQGSCENLRVAAAEHLGAELDKISGSKIIIGDLNSYANEDPVIVLTNRDNVPKDHIIKAAGYTYIGGDEKTGTRLYGPEGKVINKNYGYTNIIRQLHQDSYSFSYQNNIGTLDYILLSPDLISKVVDATDWNINAGETTLLEYADKNNCNKNTCSPRYKDIYRASDHDPAIIDLKIKDNTKTQHSGGSTGIIGLISLFGILLSRKKINK